A region of the Pseudodesulfovibrio sp. JC047 genome:
AACTGACTTCAATAACAAACTTCAATCTTTCATCCATAGGATTTACCTTTTTCCAGGTCATGGCACCTCCAAGCTGTATGCTTAAAAGTGTTACCAGTGTTCCCGGACTAATGTGTTACCTATGTACCCGGATTGTACCACCTCCTAGCTTTTCCCATAAGCATTGTTTGCAGTCAGACGTCACCGCGAACCGGTTATGAGCCTTAAAGAAACATTTTTGTTCTACTTTCGAATTTCAAGAAGGAGCTTGCTCCATTCCTCCAGATAACGATCCTGGTTGAAAACATCGAGAGCTGTCGTCAGGGATTCCTTTCGGATACGTTCCGCCTCAATGGGATGCGTTTCCAACCATAGAATCTGTTCGGCCAATTCTTCTGCCGAATCCGCATAAAAGCCGTTGACGCCGTTTTTAATAAACAGGTCCACATCGTTATTTTGCATGGAAACGGAAATAAGCCCGGCCATCATCGCCTCGCCACGAGACCTCGGCATGGGGGAACGAAGTGTCGGATTCAGGTAAATGCTGTGAGTTCCCACACTGCGAGCATAGTTCTGGTATTTAGCTACAGCCCAATCCTGCGATCCGACTGAGTAAAACCTGGGATCAGGAACGTCCAAATTGGTTAACTCGACCTTCCCTTCAAGCATGTCCCAGACGGTTTGCATAACATACAGACCGTTATAATGCGGTCGATTCAGGAGAGCATCCTTCCGCATCACGAGTACGCCTTGGTCATTACGTCCTTTGGGATACTCGTGGGGGGAGAAACCGTGCCAGATTGTCCGGCTATCATGAAATTGCCATTCGTTCTGCGCCTGGTAACTGTTGCACACCACGGAAACCGAAGAGAGGTATTCCACGAGTTCTTCTCGTTCACTCTTGAGAATCTGACCGAGGTCTGACCTCTTGTAATCCGGATCATACTGCCCTGCAAACTGCGGAGTTCCGTGGCAGATAGCCACTTTCGGCAGGTCGACATTCTTCATGAACCAATCAAATGTCTGTCCCCAGTCCATGGGAACCTTGCCCAGCCCCAACTCGGGATGAATAAGGTTTTCGTCAAAATGCATGATGGCCACGTCGTAGTCGCGTGCATCAATTTGATCAACCGGCACCATCTGCATATTTTCCGGCATGGGGCGCTTGGCCATTTCCCATTGTTCACACAAGCCGGTTCCGGCTCCAGTGACCAGCGTGAACTCATGTCCGAGCTTGTACAACTCGTACTGATGGGGTACATGCCAACGATGGGTCAAAATTTTTAGCTTTCGATCTTTATGTATGATGATGGGGACTTGGGTGTACTTCTTGAATTGTTTATCCAGTACATTCTTGTCTTCGGATTTTTCAAGGTCATGCCCTACAGACTCTGCCCAACTAATGATCGCGTTATATGTATTGACACTCCACTGTCGGGAGGCTGTCACCAAATCGGGATGTTTTTCAAACAAGCGCCTGTAATTTCTCAATGACCGGATCGGCTTTTCTTTCTCGTCTGCCGAAGAGGGATGAGAAACATGAATGGATACCGTCTCTTGCAAATACTTAATCCGTCCTCCAGCCTGATAGACGCGGTACCCCATCTCGACATCTTCCCAACCAAAGCCCGATTTTGGGTCAGCGGAATAGGCAAAATCCGTGTCAAAAAGATCACCCTTGATGCCCGCATTGAGGAATTTTCTGTTAATGGAAAAATTCCGAGTAATGCAATTAACGAAGCTGTCTTTGTTAGTTGGATCTTGAGGAACCGATTCATTCCTCGCCAATGTCGATGTGATCTCATGTCTGTTGAGCACGGACAAGGGAGGCTCTCCATTAGTCTCGATATTGATTGGTCCAATAGCTACGTCACAATCCTCTTTCATATGTGCCCAGTAATGCTCTGAGAGAAACGATCTGTTCAACATGCAATCCGCATCTACAACGATAATAACATCACCTTGTGCTTCACTGAGACCATAGTTTCTGGATCCGCAATTCCCCTTGTTTTCCGAGTTCTCCAGAATCGTTACTTCCATATACGGATTTGGCGCAGCGCATAACTTGACCCATCTGTTAAACTCATTAATGACATCAATGGAGTCATCGGTAGTCGCATCGTTTACCAAAATGACTTCATACGGCTTTTCGATATTCTGACGTCTCAATGACTCAAGAAAAAACCTGATTTCATTGGATTTTCGATAGACCACGGAGACGATTGAGACAACAGGCTTCTCGTGCTCCTCATACGTCCATGGCGGCAATTTCATGTTTTGCCGCAGTGTTCCCTTGAGCACGGTGTCGTATATTGCCGCCGCTTCATGAATAGTGGTCTTAATAGAATATCTCGACGCGATGATGTCCTTGGCTGCCTTTCCTATTGAGGCCCGCAATTCAGCATCAGAGACAAGGACGGAAATGCTCTCATACCATCCTTCTTCAGTATGGGCGAGATAACCGGTCTTGCCATTGTCGATAATTGCAGAAAAAGAACTTGTTGGAGAAGCCACGGTTGGAATTCCAAACATGGCTGCTTCAAATATTTTTAGCTCACTCTTGCAGTCGGTAAATAGATTGTCCAACTCAAGAGGAGCGAGATTGATATCGACCTCGGCAAGTTGCTCCAACATATCCTCATGCGACATCAATGGCAGTTGTTTCACCCTCGCGCCGAATTCTTTGAGTGACAAAGGAAAAGTCAGTTCCCCTACGAGCACCAGTTCACAATTGTCATGATCGCGCAATATGCGTAGCAACGCATCGCAGCATTGGGCAAAGTCAGTATCATGTGTGTTTGTTCCACTCATGTAGGCGATGGAAACAGTCCCCGAAGCAGCGTGTTTGTGTTGTTTCTTCCTAGCAAATTCAAGAGAAGAAAGCCCATTGTTATTGGGCAGCAGGAAAGCCTTCTTACCTTTTTTTTCGACTTGATTTTTCAGTTCAGGCGTCGATGTCGTCACATAATCTGCGACCATCATGGTTTTTTCTAGGCCCTCAAATAGATTTTCCAACCCAGCTCTTCCTTCCTCTCCCATGCCCTTGTAAGAACAGAGTAAATGCAAAAAATTTGAATCAAAAACAAAATCGTCGACATCGAAAATTACCGGACGTTCCTGACGTTTAAACTCTTCAACAAGCCAAGGGATGTTACCGCTCAAGCATATACGATTCAGTACGAGAATGTCAGCGTCGTAATTACTACAAACGTGAATCTCTCCGTCTTTCATGATCACGGACTCAAACCCATAATCAATCAGGAGCTGTGAATAATTATGCACACGGTACACCTGTGTCATGAGATCATGATCATTGACTATGTACAAAATTCGCTTGTTCTTTTTAGCCGGTAGAGAATCCATCTTTGCAGGCTGTGGGGTCTGGGCTACGGTTGGTCCTATTTGCGTGCGTTGCACTCTTTTGATTTTCGCCTTGCCCATGTCTTCACTTATGGCAAATGACTTGTAATCAACGCCTTTTTGGTAGACGCCTTTCAATCCTGCCGTACGCAAAGTTTGATATACTCTTTTGCAAAGCCCCAAATATCCCCAACGCTTGACTGCAGCGGGGATATCCATGAGGATTTTTATTGACCGACCGAATCCACTAAAGGCTCTCCAGTTGATTCGCGGACGTCCCCGGAGAAGATCAAAGGCCTTCCTAAGTGGTGCTGTCAGTCGCCATGAAAAAGAATTCTGTAAGGCCAACACGCGAGCCTCACTTTCATTTAACCTGTGCTGAAATGAGAGAATCTGCCTGTTGAGGGCTGCGGAATTAAAATTCAGCCTGCCAAGTTCTCTGCCTCGTTCTTCCAACTTATTGACCAGATTACTAAAGGCCGCCTTCTCAGTATCCAATTGACCGACGAGGCCGACCATTTCTTCACGGAGTTCTAGTATGCTTTCACCCCGCTCAATAGACTTTTCGTTAAGGTCTGAAATAGTGCAGTCACGTTCGCCAATTACCTGATGAAGAGTATGAATGCAGGAATCCCTATCGGCGATTTTCGCATTCAGGGTTTCTACCAAGCTCTCGCGTTTTGCTATTTCTGCATTCAGGCTTTCGATTTGGCCAATCTGTTCCTTGATATATGTGTCAAAGCTGACGAGCAGAGAATCCTTTTCGACAATCGCCAATTCAAACTCATTGATTTGTGTCAGCCTGTTCTCAAGTTCTTTTTCAAGAGACATCAAGGCCCAATGATTATTTACCTGGTTAGGCAATGGGTAATCTGTTCCGTGAAGTTTGAGGTGCCCTGTGACCACATCCTCCTTTTTGCCTGCAATGAAACGTTTCCCCACCATATTCCGTTGCGGATTTTCCTTCATGATTAGGCAAACAGAATTAAAAAACTGCACGGAATGGATATGCGTCAGCAACTCTTCATCAATTTCCAAACCATATTGCTGAACAAAGTCATTCAATAGCGTGTGACGCTTTTTTTTAATGCCCCAGCTTTGATGGTTGATGATATCGGCAAATCTCTTGAAAAAAGAAATCGAGGAATGGGGAAAATGCAGTCCGCCTTCGAATTCCTCCCAGTAGGAACACTGCAAGTCTTCAACAATGTACATCCCGCCATCAGAGAGATGTTTGAATAAAAGAGTAAATGTTTTGGTAATATCCGAGGAACGGTGTGATCCATCATCAATGATGAGATCGAATTTTGAAGAACGGCGCAGAATTTCTTGTTGAATATCCTTATTATTGACATCACCGACAATGATGGAAATTGCTTCATTGGTAAAAGACAACTTCGCGCAATCCGCATTAATATCGCATCCGATGATTTTTTCGGCGTTTTTGAAATATTTCCCCCAAATCTCCAGCGACCCGCCATTCTGGACACCCACTTCCAAAATACTGAGCTTCCGATTTCTCCGCGAAGCGAATATACTGTCATACAGGTGAATGTTATTCACCCATTTGTCAGAGACTTTGCCATCATGTTTTTGGTAAATCTGCCACAACATTTTTTTAGCCATTAAAAACCTCAAGGGAAATATGTTCAAACGGAATACCTACCACCCCCCATCGAACTTTACTGGATGATACATTAATTACCGCTGCGTTATGAACATAGTGATGCTGGATATTATCGTGCAAAGTTCCATCTGCCACTGCTGCCATCACCACATATTGACCATTGGGCAGCATCGGTAACGTAAATTCAAATCGGCCGACAAGATGCCGCCCGGCG
Encoded here:
- a CDS encoding glycosyltransferase, which gives rise to MAKKMLWQIYQKHDGKVSDKWVNNIHLYDSIFASRRNRKLSILEVGVQNGGSLEIWGKYFKNAEKIIGCDINADCAKLSFTNEAISIIVGDVNNKDIQQEILRRSSKFDLIIDDGSHRSSDITKTFTLLFKHLSDGGMYIVEDLQCSYWEEFEGGLHFPHSSISFFKRFADIINHQSWGIKKKRHTLLNDFVQQYGLEIDEELLTHIHSVQFFNSVCLIMKENPQRNMVGKRFIAGKKEDVVTGHLKLHGTDYPLPNQVNNHWALMSLEKELENRLTQINEFELAIVEKDSLLVSFDTYIKEQIGQIESLNAEIAKRESLVETLNAKIADRDSCIHTLHQVIGERDCTISDLNEKSIERGESILELREEMVGLVGQLDTEKAAFSNLVNKLEERGRELGRLNFNSAALNRQILSFQHRLNESEARVLALQNSFSWRLTAPLRKAFDLLRGRPRINWRAFSGFGRSIKILMDIPAAVKRWGYLGLCKRVYQTLRTAGLKGVYQKGVDYKSFAISEDMGKAKIKRVQRTQIGPTVAQTPQPAKMDSLPAKKNKRILYIVNDHDLMTQVYRVHNYSQLLIDYGFESVIMKDGEIHVCSNYDADILVLNRICLSGNIPWLVEEFKRQERPVIFDVDDFVFDSNFLHLLCSYKGMGEEGRAGLENLFEGLEKTMMVADYVTTSTPELKNQVEKKGKKAFLLPNNNGLSSLEFARKKQHKHAASGTVSIAYMSGTNTHDTDFAQCCDALLRILRDHDNCELVLVGELTFPLSLKEFGARVKQLPLMSHEDMLEQLAEVDINLAPLELDNLFTDCKSELKIFEAAMFGIPTVASPTSSFSAIIDNGKTGYLAHTEEGWYESISVLVSDAELRASIGKAAKDIIASRYSIKTTIHEAAAIYDTVLKGTLRQNMKLPPWTYEEHEKPVVSIVSVVYRKSNEIRFFLESLRRQNIEKPYEVILVNDATTDDSIDVINEFNRWVKLCAAPNPYMEVTILENSENKGNCGSRNYGLSEAQGDVIIVVDADCMLNRSFLSEHYWAHMKEDCDVAIGPINIETNGEPPLSVLNRHEITSTLARNESVPQDPTNKDSFVNCITRNFSINRKFLNAGIKGDLFDTDFAYSADPKSGFGWEDVEMGYRVYQAGGRIKYLQETVSIHVSHPSSADEKEKPIRSLRNYRRLFEKHPDLVTASRQWSVNTYNAIISWAESVGHDLEKSEDKNVLDKQFKKYTQVPIIIHKDRKLKILTHRWHVPHQYELYKLGHEFTLVTGAGTGLCEQWEMAKRPMPENMQMVPVDQIDARDYDVAIMHFDENLIHPELGLGKVPMDWGQTFDWFMKNVDLPKVAICHGTPQFAGQYDPDYKRSDLGQILKSEREELVEYLSSVSVVCNSYQAQNEWQFHDSRTIWHGFSPHEYPKGRNDQGVLVMRKDALLNRPHYNGLYVMQTVWDMLEGKVELTNLDVPDPRFYSVGSQDWAVAKYQNYARSVGTHSIYLNPTLRSPMPRSRGEAMMAGLISVSMQNNDVDLFIKNGVNGFYADSAEELAEQILWLETHPIEAERIRKESLTTALDVFNQDRYLEEWSKLLLEIRK